The Oecophyllibacter saccharovorans sequence CGTCCCCGGGGCGTGGGATAAACCACCGGGCGTGACGTATCGCCGCCCAGGCCGGCCACAGACTGGAGCGCTGCATCCAGCACATCAGGCCGCATCACCATCCCCGCTCCCCCGCCGAAAGGCGCATCATCAAGCGCACGATGCGCGCCCAGACCGAACGGCCGCAGGTCATGGGCATGACAGGACCATACCCCTTTCTGCAGCGCCCTTCCCGCCAGCGACAGGCCGAGCGGGCCCGGAAACATCTCCGGGAAAAGGGTAAGAATGTCAGCCCGCCAGCTCATGAGCGCACCTCGACCTCGCCAGCCAGATCTCCCTTGACGTCCACGCTGCCAGGCAGACAGACCGTCAGGCGACGGTGCGCCACGTCGATTGCAGGCACGCAGGCATGCGTGAACGGCACGATCTCTCCGCTGCCAAGCTCCAGACTGGTCCCTGCACCGTAATCATGCACCAGCACAACACGACCCAGGGCTTTACCTTCAGGCGTGACGGCTTCCATGCCGAGCAGATCGGCGTGATAGAAGCTGTCCTCTTCAGGCGCCGGCAACACCTCACGAGCCGCGTACAGCTTCCGGTTCACGAGCTTTTCAGCTTCGGATCGATCCGTCAGGGGGGATCCGTCCACTCTGATAAGCTGGGCAATCCCCTGCCCTTGCCAGCGGATCCGCCACTGCTGCCCGTCCAGGTCATGCAGCGGACCGATCTTCTCCACCGTTTCGGGGGATTCAGTGGCCGGATACAGACGCACCAGACCACGCACCCCATGCGGCTTGCCGATGGTGGCGATCAGGATATCCGGTCTGTTGTCATCTGCAGCGGACTGAACCACGCACAGGGCTCCACAAGAAAAACGGACTTAAGGAGAAGCTCAAGCAGCCGCTTCTTCAGAAGCGGTTTCCGAAGCCGCGGCGGCGGCAGCTGCACGCTCCTGGGCTTTCTTCTTGGGGGCGGATTTCTTGGGCTGCTCGTGGAACACCGGCATCGGCGCCAGACCGGCTTTGCCCAGGAAACGTGCCACACGGTCGGTCGGCTGCGCACCTTTGGAAAGCCAGTGCTGCAGGCGTTCTTCTTTCAGACGGACGCGGTCTTCATGCTCGGCAGGCAGCATAGGATTGTAAGTGCCCACTTTTTCGATGAAACGGCCATCACGGGGATCACGGCTGTCAGCCACAACGATGTGGTAGTAAGGGCGCTTCTTGGCGCCTGCGCGGGAAAGACGGATTTTAACGCTCATATTATCTCCTGAACCGTAAACTATTCCAGAACCTGCAAACCGGGTTTCAGCCCATGGGATGGCCGGGACCGCCAATTCCCTTGAACATGTCGCCCATGCCGCCAGCCTGACCGAGACCACGCATGATGCCGGCAAGCCCCATCTTGTTGATGCGCTTCATCATGGTGGACATCTCGTCAAACTGTTTCAGCAATCTGTTGACTTCCGCCACGCTCGTTCCGGAACCGGACGCGATGCGTTTCTTGCGGGAAGCCTTGATGATGGAAGGGGAACGGCGTTCCGCCTTCGTCATTGAGGAAATGATGGTCTTGTGCCGGTCAAAAACCGACGTGTCGAGCTCCTTGCCGGCCAGCTTGTCCTTCAGCTTGCCCATGCCGGGCAGCATTCCCAGCAGGCCTGAGATGGACCCCAGACGGTTGAGCTGGTTGATCTGCGACATGTAATCGTCGAGATCGAACTTGCCCGCCATCATTTTTTTCGCGACACGCTCGCCTTCCTCGTGGTCAAGCTTTTCAGCCGCCGTCTCCACGAGACCGGCAATGTCGCCAAGCCCCAGGATCCGCCCTGCGACGCGTTCGGGATGGAACTCCTCAAGCGCCTCCAGGTTTTCCCCTGAACCGGTGAACTTGATCGGCGCGCCCGTCACCGCCTTCATGGAAAGGGCCGCGCCTCCGCGCGCATCGCCGTCCATACGGCTCATCACGACGCCGGAAATGCCTACCTGCTCCTTGAAGGCACGCGCCGTGTTCACCGCGTCCTGACCTGTCATGCCGTCCACGACCAGCAAGGTCTCGGCCGGGTTGGTCTCGTCGCGGATCTGGCGCACTTCTGCCATGAGGGGCTCGTCAATCGCCAGGCGACCGGCTGTGTCGAGCACCACCACGTCAAACCCTTCGCGGCGTCCGGTCTCCATGGCGCGCCGGGCGATCTCAACGGGCGTTTCACCCGCCACAACAGGGAGGCTCTTCACCCGCCCCTGCGTCAACCCGCCTGCGCGCTCAGCCAGCTGCTGAAGCTGCAGCTGGGCAGCGGGGCGCTGCACATCCAGACTGGCGAGAAGGACACGCTTGTGCTCACGCTGGGCCAGTCGCAGGCCGATCTTGCCGGCAGTGGTGGTTTTCCCGGCCCCCTGCAGCCCCACCATGAGCAGTGGCACCGGCGCATTGGCGGCCAGGTCAAGCGGCACGGCACCGGCGCCGCCCAGGGCTTCGACCAGGGCGTCATTGACGATCTTGGCCACCATCTGCCCCGGTGACGTGCCTTCCAGCACTTCACCGCCGATGGCGCGCTCCTTAACCTTGCTGACAAAACTGCGCACCACCGGCAGGGCGACGTCAGCTTCCAGCATGGCCAGCCGCACTTCGCGCATCGCTTCCGTGACATCGTTTTCCGAAAGCTTTCCCCCTTTGGAAAGCCCTTCGAAAACCTTCGACATCCTACCGGAAAGCTGCTCGAACACGCACCATTTCTCCACGCAACCGACAAAACGGTAATTCACGCCAAACACGTCACTGCGCGAACCCTCGCGGAGTGACGTGTCCGAAAACATGAATGTTCCTAAAGGGCCCCCTGCCGGGCGTCAAGCCTTGACGGCGGAAACAAGCCTGACTAATCCAGAAAGCTGTTCCGGAGAGGTGGCCGAGTGGTTTAAGGCAGCGGTCTTGAAAACCGCCATAGGTGGAAGCCTATCGTGGGTTCGAATCCCACCCTCTCCGCCACAGGCATTTCCCAAAGCCTCGAATACGGACAAATTGCTTCAGTCTCTCTAAAAATAGCGAGGCTGATTTCGTTACTGCAGTGACAATCCAATAACTGATGGGCTTAAGGTTTTAAAAGCGCGCGGCCACTACCAATCACCAGACATCCTAACACAGCTAATAAGATACTTCCCACAAGCGTTACTGAAATGGAAAAATGATCCAATAAGAAACCGCCAAAAACGGCTCCCAGAAGAATGGAGAGTTGGATCGCTGCAACCATCAGAGCTCCCCCTTCTTCGGCAGCTTTCCCAACATTCTGGGCCAACCAGGTCATCCAGATGACCGACATGGCCGTATTCATTGCACCCCATACAGCCATTACAACCACTACCACCACCAGCGAGTGACCGCCCAGCAGAAGCCCCAGTGTGCAAGCGCCCTGTACCATCACCGGTATTTTTAATCCTCCTGATATCCTGCTTTTTGCCAGATAACCTGCTGTCCAGGTACCCACAAAACCTGCACAGCCCAAAATAAGAAGGAGAATTGAGAGTGTCTGAACAGAGACTCCGGTCACTTTTTCCAGGAACGGACGCAAGTAAGTAAACAGAGTAAAAGCCGCCCCCCAGGACAACATGGCTCCTATAAGACCACGCAGAAAATAAGACTGTCGCAACAGTTCAAATAGTCCTCGGAAACTTTGCCGCTGCCTGACTGGCAAAGAAGGGAGAGTGCCCAAAAGCCAGATGATATTGAGTATAACGGCCGGAACAAGTGCCCAGAACACAGTTCGCCATCCGAAAAGACTGCCAAGATAGCTACCGATTGGGGCGGCAAAGGCAGCGGCCGCAGCTTGCCCCCCATACATGATCCCCAGTGCATGTGATATTTCATCTTCAGGAACCAGGCGCATAATCACCGCTGTTGCCAGGGCCCAAAACCCCCCGATACATATTCCTAACAGCGCACGCCCCAAAAGAAGTCCCAAGAAATCCGGCGTCGATGCCACCATGATCAGTGAAATCAACATACACCCGGTTAAGCCGATCAAAACCCATTTCCGGTTCAGCATACCTGCTATGGTAGTTACAAGCAGACTGGCCGCAACAGCGAAGAACCCGCTTACAGAGATCGCCTGGCCCGTTTGCCCCACTGTTGCATGCAGACTCGCTGCCATCGGGGTCAATAAACTGACCGGCATAAATTCTGAGGCAATCAGCAGAGCCACGCACAAAGCCATGGCCAGGACTGCACTCCAAGCGCCCGATCCCCCGTGGGAAACATTTTCTGCCGTCTTTTTAGATGAATCTTTCACGTGCCATCGCCCTAACTCGTGAGAATATGAGAATAATGGCCACGTTACGAAAGAATCTATTCAGCAATTACCCCTTTAGATCAGCATGAACTTATCAATATATTCGAAGAATAGAGCAGCTGTATCGCGAGACCACGCCCTTTCTAAGATGCGCCCTTCGAACTGACAGAATGGACAAGCACCGATGTCGCGTTCTCTTCTGAGCCATCTGGCCTTTAACCATCTGGTATGGTTCCAAACTGTTGCTGAAGAGCGCAGCTTCACAAAAGCAGCCGCCAGGCTGGGAGTGGCACAGTCCACGCTCAGTCATGCCATAAGACAATTGGAGATAACGCTCGGTTTTCGGCTTCTGACGCGTACTACGCGCAACGTTGCAATCACGGCAACTGGTGAACGATTTCTGCAGATTCTGGCGCCACGCCTATCCGAAATAGAAAGTATCGTCACAACATTAAGAGCCGCTGACGACAAACCCATTGGCACAATTAAACTGACTCTCTCCGATCACGCTCTGAAAAGCGTGGTATGGCCGAAGCTCAAAGCGGTATTGCAAGC is a genomic window containing:
- the rimM gene encoding ribosome maturation factor RimM (Essential for efficient processing of 16S rRNA), with protein sequence MVQSAADDNRPDILIATIGKPHGVRGLVRLYPATESPETVEKIGPLHDLDGQQWRIRWQGQGIAQLIRVDGSPLTDRSEAEKLVNRKLYAAREVLPAPEEDSFYHADLLGMEAVTPEGKALGRVVLVHDYGAGTSLELGSGEIVPFTHACVPAIDVAHRRLTVCLPGSVDVKGDLAGEVEVRS
- the rpsP gene encoding 30S ribosomal protein S16, whose protein sequence is MSVKIRLSRAGAKKRPYYHIVVADSRDPRDGRFIEKVGTYNPMLPAEHEDRVRLKEERLQHWLSKGAQPTDRVARFLGKAGLAPMPVFHEQPKKSAPKKKAQERAAAAAAASETASEEAAA
- the ffh gene encoding signal recognition particle protein; this translates as MFEQLSGRMSKVFEGLSKGGKLSENDVTEAMREVRLAMLEADVALPVVRSFVSKVKERAIGGEVLEGTSPGQMVAKIVNDALVEALGGAGAVPLDLAANAPVPLLMVGLQGAGKTTTAGKIGLRLAQREHKRVLLASLDVQRPAAQLQLQQLAERAGGLTQGRVKSLPVVAGETPVEIARRAMETGRREGFDVVVLDTAGRLAIDEPLMAEVRQIRDETNPAETLLVVDGMTGQDAVNTARAFKEQVGISGVVMSRMDGDARGGAALSMKAVTGAPIKFTGSGENLEALEEFHPERVAGRILGLGDIAGLVETAAEKLDHEEGERVAKKMMAGKFDLDDYMSQINQLNRLGSISGLLGMLPGMGKLKDKLAGKELDTSVFDRHKTIISSMTKAERRSPSIIKASRKKRIASGSGTSVAEVNRLLKQFDEMSTMMKRINKMGLAGIMRGLGQAGGMGDMFKGIGGPGHPMG
- a CDS encoding MFS transporter, whose protein sequence is MKDSSKKTAENVSHGGSGAWSAVLAMALCVALLIASEFMPVSLLTPMAASLHATVGQTGQAISVSGFFAVAASLLVTTIAGMLNRKWVLIGLTGCMLISLIMVASTPDFLGLLLGRALLGICIGGFWALATAVIMRLVPEDEISHALGIMYGGQAAAAAFAAPIGSYLGSLFGWRTVFWALVPAVILNIIWLLGTLPSLPVRQRQSFRGLFELLRQSYFLRGLIGAMLSWGAAFTLFTYLRPFLEKVTGVSVQTLSILLLILGCAGFVGTWTAGYLAKSRISGGLKIPVMVQGACTLGLLLGGHSLVVVVVVMAVWGAMNTAMSVIWMTWLAQNVGKAAEEGGALMVAAIQLSILLGAVFGGFLLDHFSISVTLVGSILLAVLGCLVIGSGRALLKP